The Leifsonia sp. ZF2019 DNA segment ACCCGGACGCGGAGTTCGACGGCGTCTCGCCGGACGCCGTGATCGGACAGATCCTGCTCGACGTCGAGGCCCCCGTGGAGAACGGGGCGGCCTGAGCCGGATGACCGAGTTCGACGACACCTCCTCACGGCTGACGCGCACCGTCACCGGCACGCGCACGCGCGCGTCGACGGTGACCAGCGTCACGAGGAGCAGCACCGGCCTCGTCGAGGACGGCGTCTTCTGGGGCCGTGCGGCCGCGGCGGCCGTCGGCTCGGCCCTGCGTGGAGCGGCGCGCTGGCTGGCCGAGACCGTCACCGCACCGGGGTGGCTCGTCGTGTGCGTCCTCGTCGCCGGCGCCGTCGCCGGTTGGGTCGCGGGGTGGAGCATCGGCTGGATCGTCGCCTCCGCGGCCGCCGCGCTCATCGTGGTCTGCGTGCCCTTCCTGCTGGGTTCCCACGACTACCGCGTGCAGCTCGCCCTCGACCGGGAGCGCGTGGTCGCCGGGGACGACGTGACCGGATCCCTCGTCGTCCGCAACGCGGGCGCTCGCACCTCTCTCCCCGGCCGGGTGGACGTCCCGATCGGGACCGGCCTGGCCGAGGCCTACGTTCCCCTGCTCGCGGCGGGGGCCGAGCACACCGAGCGCCTGTCGATCGCGGCGGCGCGGCGCGGCGTCATCGATGTCGGACCGGTGTCGGTCTCGCGCGGCGACCCGGTCGGGCTGCTGCGGCGCGAGGCGCTCTGGCCGGAGGTCCACACCCTTCACGTGCACCCTGTCACCACGGTCATCCCTGGCACCAGTGCCGGGCTCATCCGCGACCTCGAAGGGCTGCCGACCAGCACCATCGTCGACGCCGACCTCGCCTTCCACGCCATTCGGGATTACGTCCCCGGCGACTCCCGCCGCCATGTGCACTGGAAATCGACGGCCAAGACCGGCCGGCTGATGGTCCGCCAGTACGAGGAGGCCAGGCACTCGCGGATCGCGGTCACGATCGGCATCACCGCGGAGGAGGAGTACGAGTCCGACGACGAGTTCGAGCTCGCCGTCAGCGTGGCCGCCTCGCTCAGCCTGCAGGCGGTGCGCGACGGCCGCGACCTGGTCGTGACGACGAGCGCGGAACGGCCGGAGCTCGTGCGCGGCGAGGTCGTCACCATCCGCACCCTCCCGACGCGCAACGCCGCGACCATGCTCGACGGCTTCTCCGAGATCGAGCTGGCGGAGCGGGCGAGTCGGCTGGAAGACGTGGCCAAGCTGACGGCCCAGTCGCATCCCGACCTCTCCGTCGTCTTCCTCGTGACGGGTGCGCACACCCCGCTCGGGCGGCTGCGCGCCGCCTCGGTGTCCTTCGGTCCGGACACCCGGTGCGTCGGCGTCCGCTGCGACCTCGGCGCCGATCCGGCGTTCCGCCGTCTGGGCCCGCTCAGCATCCTCACCGTCGGCGCCCTCGTGGACCTCGGCAAGCTCATCGCCCGCGGAGCTCTCCAGTGAGCGCGCCGGCGGGCCTCGACGGCGCGCGGGAGGCCGCACGCCGGGCGCGAGCGCGGCGGTCGTCGTCTCTGCGCCTCGACCTGCCCCAGACCGTCCTGGCGTGCGCGTACGTGCTCGTCGCGCTCGGGCTCGCCTGCGCTCTGGCGTGGCCCATCTACCGCACACCGTTGCTGATAGGCGTTGCCGCCTACGCGGGTGTCGTCGGCGTGGGCAGCGCGATCGCCGCCCGGATGCTCCGTTGGCCGTTGTGGCTCCACCTCGTCGCGGTCGCGGGTGCTTATCTGGTCGGAGTCGTCCCGCTCGCCGTGCCCGCGGCCCTCTCGTCTCCGACGGGTGTGCTCCGCGGGCTGCTGGACGGGGTCACCGGAATCGTCCTCGGCTGGAAGCAGCTCCTGACCCTCGACCTCCCCGTCGGGCAGTATCAGGCGGTGCTCGTCCCGGTCTACGCGCTCTTCCTGATCGGCGCCGCCCTCGCGGCCGGCCTCGCCCTGTCGCCCGGTCGCCGCGCGGCCGTCGCCGTCCCCGTCACGCTCGTGATGGGCGTGTTCGGGATCGCCTTCGGGCCGACTGATCCCGGTGCGCCGCTGCTGGTCGCGGGCATCCGGATCGACGCTCCGCGGGAGGTGCTGCTCGGCCTCCTCCTCGTCGCCGTCTCCCTCCTCTGGCTCTCGCTGCGGTCCCGCCTGCGTCGCCGTGCCGCCCTCGCCGCCGCCCGCGGGACCGTCGGCGTCGTGCGCCAGGGTTCGGCGTCGACCGCCGCGGCCGTCCGCCGCCGTCTGCTGGGGGCCGCGCTGATCGTGGTGGCCCTCGTGGCCGGTTTCACCGCCGGGCCGGCGCTGGCGGGTGTGAGCACGCGGGAGACGCTGCGCACCGCCACCGAGCCGCTCCTCGTCGTGCAGCAGCAGACGACCCCGCTCGGCCGCTACCGCGCCTCGTTCGAGAAGGACGCCTACGACCGGGTGATGTTCACGGTGTCGGGCGCCGACGCGAGCATCGACCGGCTGCGGATGGCGACCCTCGACGACTGGGACGGCGAGCACTTCCTCGTCTCCGGGGATGCGCGCTTCTCGCGTCTGCCGGGCGGCTCGCCCGCCGCGTCCGCACGTGCGCTCACGGTCACCATCGGCGAGGGCTATTCGGGGATCTGGCTCCCGATGCCGTCGGACGCCCGCACGGCGCCGTCGTTCTCCGGCTCCCGCGCGGCCGCCCTCGCCGACGCCTTCTACCTCGACAAGCAGACCGGCGCGGGCATCGATGTCGCCCCCGAGCCCGACGGGGCGCGCGGTGTGAGGGCCGGCGACCGCTATCAGGTTCAGGGGACCGGGACGCCGAGAGTCGCGCTCGCCGACCCGGGGAGCAGCAGCCTGCTCGACCTCACGCAGCATCCTCAGCTCGCCGCCTGGGTGAAGGCGCAGCAGCAGCCGCGCACTGCGGCCGGGTTCGAGGAGCTCGTGAAGCGGCTCCGCGACCGCGGGTACCTCAGCCATTCCCTCGCCGAGGACGATCAGGCATCGGCGTGGATCTCCGCCTTGCGCCGTCAGTCCGCCTATCCGTTCGAATCGAGTTTCGCCGGCCACTCGACGGCGCGCGTCGAGGAGCTGTTCAGTCAGCTCCTCGAGCAGCAGGACCGGGTCGGGAGCGCCTCCAGCGCCGACATGCTCGTCGCGGGGGTCGGCGACGACGAGCAGTTCGCGGCCGCGGGGGCTCTGCTCGCGCGGGCGGTCGGGTACGAGTCGCGGGTCGTCGTGGGCGTGCGGATGGGTGCAGGGGAGACCGGCGGGATCCCCGACTGCTCGGGCGAGTGCACGGGGGCGAACCTCGCGGCGTGGATCGAGGTGCGCGCCCCGGGAGCCGCCGACTGGACGACGGTCGACGTCGAGCCCCAGTTCACCAAGGCACCGACCCTGATCTCGCTCGACCACGAGCTTCCCAAGAACCCCACGGTGCCCGAGCAGCCGCAGGTCGGGACGGTGCTCCCGCCCGCGGCGCAGCACGACGACCGCGACGCGACCCGCGCGGTCGTGACCGAGCAGCCCGAGTGGGTGGTCGTCCTCCTGCGGGTGCTCACGATCGTGGGGCTCGCCGTCGTGACGCTCCTGCTGCTGACGTTGCCGTTCCTCGTCGTGCTCGTCGCCAAGCGGACCCGTCGCCGTCGTCGCCGCCGCGCTCCGGTGCCGGAGGTCGCCGTCGTCGGAGCGTGGGCAGAGCTGATGGACGCCCGTACGGATATCGGGGAGGCCGCCTCCACGGGAACGCGGCGCGACGCGGCGGCGGCGATGGACTCCGCCACGGCGGTCGAGCTCGCGGCTCTCGTCGATATCGCCGTCTTCGCCGAGCACCCGCCCACCCGGGATGCGGCCGACCGCGCCTGGGAGCTGGTCGACACCGAGCGCGCGCGTCTGCGGGCCGAGCACGGTCCCGTCCGATCGCTGCTCGCCGCGCTCAACCCGGCGTCGTTCGTCCGTGCACTCGGCCGCCCGCGGCCCGTGTCGTCCTGGCTCGCGTTCGCGACGCCCCGATCGCGGAAGGCGGGCGCATGACCGACAAGACCGCCACCCTGCTCGTCCTCACCGCCGTGATCGCGCTGATCGCGGTCATCGTGGGGCTCGCCGTCTTCCTCTGGTATGCCGCGGCGCTCTCGCGCGTCTTCGCCCGCCGCGGGGTCGAGCCGTGGCGCGCGTGGGTTCCCGTGCTCAACGAGGCCGAGATCCTCCGCCTCGGCGGCGGCCCGGCCTGGGGAGTCGTGTTCTTCTTCATCCCGGTCGTCTGTCTGTACGCCGTCGTGCTGCGCGGGATGGCGGCGCACCGGATCAGCGCGACGTTCGGGCGCGGGGCAGGGGCGACCGTGCTGGCCGTGCTCCTCCCTCCGGTGTGGGCGACGGTGCTGGCATCGACGCGCGACCCGCGGCCGGCCGGCGCTCCGCAGTCGGGCGGAGCGGGGAGGCGCGAGGCGGCCGTGCGGCCCGACGCTCCCGCGGAGACCGCGGCCCCATCGCCGGTGTCGCCCGTCCCTGTCGCGCCGTCGGCTCCTGTGCCCGTCGCGGGATCAGAGCCTGTCCCGACGGCGATCGCGGAATCCGACACGCGTGCGCCATCCGGTCCGCCGCCGGCGCCCGAACCTGTGCCGACGTCCGAGCCGGTTTCTGCGTCCGAGCCGCCGCCGATCAGCAGCCCCTTCCTCGATGCGCCGATCGCTTCGCCCGTGGTCTCCGCGCCGGAGCCGGAGGCTTCCGACAGCATCCGGTCGCCGTTCCTCGAGCAGAGCCTCCCGGACGAGCCGCCTGAGCTGCTGCAGCCGGTCGAGCCGACTGAGCCGCCGCAGCCGGTCGATCCGGTCGAGTCGGTCGAGCAGCACGCGATCCTGGAGCCGGGCGAGGTCCTCGAACAGGACGACGAGGCCGGCGAAACGATCGTCGTCGAGCGCCCGGTCGCGGTCGCCTGGTCCCTCGTCACCGATGATGGCGTGCGGTTCCCCCTGGAGGCGGACGTCGTCGTGCTCGGGCGTCGTCCCGCGGGTGACGAGCCGGGCGTGCAGTACCTCGCCGTGCCCGATACGACACGCACGCTCTCCAAGCAGCACGCCTGCCTCACCCGGCAGGGGGACGGCTGGACGGTCGCCGACCTCGATTCCACCAACGGCGTCTTCCTCGAGCAGGACGGCCGGGAGCGACGCATCGCTTCCGGTGAGTCGACGGAGCTGAACGGCAGGCTCCTGCTCGGGTCCGTCGGCCTGCGGCTCGAACGCGAGGAGTCCCGATGACGGCGACGCAGTCCGTCCAGCTGAGTTCCGATGCCCGCAGCGACACCGGTCGAAAGCGCGCCGCGAACGAGGACTCGTTCCTCGCCGTGCCGCCGGTGTTCGCCGTCGCCGACGGTATGGGCGGTCATGAGGCCGGAGCCCAGGCCAGCGCGCACGTCGTGGCCGCCCTGCGCGAGACGCTCTGCACCGGAGGCCCCGTCGACCTGGTGCGCGTCTCGGCCGCGATCGACGAGGCGTCGCGCCGGGTCTCGGCGCTTGCCGCGACCCGGGAACGGGGTGCCGGCAGCACGCTCACGGGAGTCATCCTCGTGGTCCACGACGGCCGGCCGCACTGGCTCATCGTCAACGTCGGCGACTCGCGCGTCTACCGCCTCGTCGGCGGCTACCTGGAGCAGCTCACGGTCGACCACTCCCTGGTGCAGGAGCGCGTCGATGCGGGGACGCTGCGCCCTGAGGACCGCGGCACCGCACCGGACAAGAACGTCATCACCCGAGCGCTCGGCTCGGTGGACGCGCGCGCCGACAGCTGGCTGATGCCGGTCACGACGGGCGAGCGTCTCCTGGTCTGCTCGGACGGGCTCCACGGCGAACTCAGCGACGAACAGCTCCGCGAGATCCTCGTGGCGGGCGGGCGCCCGGCGGCGACCACGGCTGCGCTCGTGGAGGCGGCGAACCGGGCGGGCGGTCGCGACAACGTCACGGCGGTGGTCGTCGACGTGCTCTCGGGCGGTGACCCCGGCGGCGACGGACCGGCCGACACCCGCGAATCCCACGCCTGGACGGACGACGGGGACACGGTGCCGGTATGACGAGCGACCCGACGAGCGAAGACACGAGCGGACGCGGGCCGGAGCAGGATCCTCGTGAGGAGCTGGATGAGCGTGACGAGCTGGATGAGACGGTGATCGTCGGTCGTGCCGATGCAGAGCCGGTGGCCGCTGCGGAGGAGCTGGATGAGACGGTGATCGTCCGTCGTGCCGATGCAGAGCCGGTGGCCGCTGCGGAGGAGCTGGATGAGACGGTGATCGTCCGTCGTGCCGGTGCGGAGCCGGAGGCCGCTGCGGAGGAGCTGGATGAGACGGTGATCGTCCGTCGTGCCGGTGCGGAGCCCGTGGCGGCCACGGACGCGCTCGACGAGACGATCGTCGTGGACCGCCTGCCATCGGACGCGGTCGAACCGCCGCTGACCCCTCGACTCGCCGTGGCCGCGACTGTTTCCGTGGAGCCTCCCACCGATGTGGAGCCGTCTTCGCTCGTGGAGTCCCCTCTCACGGCGGGATCGCCCCCGGCGCCCGCGGAACCCGCCTTGGATCCGGCGCCTCCGCGCGAGCCGGTGGCGCCCGTATCCGGCGCGGAGCCGCCCGCCTCGAGCGACGAGTCCTCCAGCGGCGCCCTCGAGACCGACCTCGACGACACGGTCGTTCCCCCTCGCGCGGCCGCACCTCAGGAGCTTGAGACCGTCCCCATCCCGGGCGCCGATACCGATACCGACAGCGACGTCGATGACGACACCGTCGGCCGCGCCACGCTCGACGCCACCCGCGTCGTCCACCGTCACGACGGTCCGCTCGACGCCACCCGCGTCGTCCGACGCGACGACGAGGCTCATGATGATCCGTTCGATGCCACCCGCGTGGTGCGACGCGATGAGGACGAGGACGAGTCCGACGACACCATCATCGCTCGGCGCCCCGTGGGGACCGTGTCCGGGGATATCGCCGGCTCGCCGGTACCGTCGGCCCCTGTGGCGTCCCCGACCGCGCGGGCACAGCTCGCGCCCACCCGGCGTTCCCTGCGCGCCAAGCGCACGCCGATCGTCCTGCCGTCGGGCACCGCCGCGTCGGAGCGCGCTGCTGCAGCGCTCGGGGCGGACGCCGTGGTGCGCTACGAGCCGCGGCCCATCCCGGAGCCGCCCGCACCGGGGCCAGACCTCGGCAGCGGCCCGGAGGCGACCAGAGCCGCGACACCGTCCATGCGGTCGGTGTCGCGCGCGACCCGTTCCGCGGGGTGGATCACCCTCGGAAGCATCGTGGGCGCCTGCGTCGTGTCGATCGTCGGGCTGATCGTCATCGTGACGACCGTCGTCGGCGGCTGAGCCGTCGGAGTCGCCCACGCCGCGCGAGCCGGTACGCGCGTCCTGCCCGGTTACTCAGGCCGTCCCCTCCATCCGCGCCCGCCTGCGGCGCGCCGCGAGGATGCCGACCACAGCGATCGCCGCCAGAATGGTGAGCCCGATCACGGACACGACCACGGCGGCGGCGCTCTGTCTCGCCTGGCTGTCGTCGTTCGGCTGGACCGTCAGCGCAGGCGATTCGCCGGCCGCGGGCGCGTGGGTCGACGCGGTGAAGGGGTTCGTCGGCCCGGCCGTCTCCGCTCCGGGGACGAGGACGATCGCCTCGTACGGCTGCACGACACCCCAGCCCGCGTCGTCGTCACGCGAGCCGGGATGCGCGCGGATGGCACTGGCCATCAGCCGGTAGGCCCACTCGGCGGGGGTCTCGTCGGGATGGGCGGAGGCGACGAGGGCGGCGGCGGCGGAGACGTAGGCCGTCGCGAAACTGGTCGCGGGGGCATCGGACGCATAGACGCAGTCGCCGCCGGTGCTCGCGGCGGTGAGCACGTCCTGGCCCGGGGCGCTGAGCGCCACGTGTGCGCCGTGGATGCTGTCGTCCGTCACCGCCCCACCCGTTCCGATCGCGGCGACGCCGAGGACGCCGGGGTAGCCGGCGGGGTACCGCACGCCGTCCTGCTGGTCCTTCTCAACGGCGAGCGAGGAGTCGCGGTTGCCGGAGGAGGCGACGATGAGGCTGCCGTGGGCGCTCGCGTAGGCGACCGCCTCCCGCAGCGCAGGGTCGTCGACGGCGGTCGAGAGCGAGACGTTGATGACCTGGGCATGGGCGTCGGCGGCGTAGCGGATGCCCGCGGCGAGCCGGGCGATGCTGGGGCCGCTGCCCGCAGCGACGGCCTGATCGTCGGTCCCCGCGAAGACCCGCACCGAGAGGATCCGAGCGTCCGGGGCGAGTCCCTCGACTCCGGAGCCGTCGACGGTCTGCGCGGCGATCTCACCGGCGATCGCCGTCCCGTGGCCGTAGCCGTCTGCGTACCCGGCCGAACCGGCTCCGTCGCCGACCAGATCGGTCCCGCCGGCCAACACGGAGGCGAGGTGCGGGTTGGCTGCGTCGACCCCCGAGTCGACGACGGCGACCACGATTCCCGCGCCGCGGGACTGCTCCCAGGCCGTGGAGGCCTGCAGCTGTGCGAGCGCGGGCGGACGCTGCGGGATGAGCGTGGCCGCGCCGGTGCAGCCTGTGGTGGCCTCGGCGAGCCGGGCCGTCGACGCGACGGCTCGAGGGGGTCCGGACGCGCCGATCGTCGTGGCCGATGCCGGCGTCGCGACCAGTCCGAGCGCGGCGACGACGGCGGCGCCGGCGAGCAGCACCCGGGCGGCGGACCGGCCGTTCATCCGGCGGATGCGCTCGACGTCGCGCCCGCCGCGGACGTGCTGAGCTCCGGTCCGCTGTGCAGGAGTGCGATCCAGGTCTGTTCGACGGTGCCCACTTCGTCCGGCGTGTAGCCCAGGCGCTTCACCGTCTCGTCGTCGGCGCCGGGGAGCGCGAACGCGGTTCCCGTGGCATCGACGAGGGTCAGCATCCCGGCACTGCCGGCTCCACGACCCGCGGCGTCGATCAGGGCGCCGTGTCCGGCCTGCACGGTGACGCCCGATGTCGCCTTCGCCGAGGCCGGCGCCGTCGCGAGCACGGTGGTGCCGCTCGCGCTGAGCAGGGCGCAGGCGCGATCGCTCGCGGTGAGGGAGGTGAAGCCCTCCGCCGGCCAGTCCGCCCCGCCCGCCGGTGCCTTCGCCGTGCGGAGACCGGCGACGGAGGCCGCCGACACCTCACGCACGGTCGACATCGTGCGCCCGGAGCCGAGCTGGTAGAGCTGCCAGGCCAGGGGGCTGAGGGTCGCGAGAGACCCGTCGCCCTGGACGACGAAACGCTGCTCGGCGGCACTGCCGGAGGTGTGGATGACCTCGCCCACCAGCAGGGGGCCGTCGCTCAGCGCCCCGCCCGGGACGGGCGAGCCGGCGTCGGTGATGACGAGCGGCTCCAGAGCGGCGCCGGGCGAGAAGAGGTTGAGCCAGTCGGAGGACACCCGCACAGGCGCCAAGGCGTCGATCCCGGCGGCGCGGAGCACGGCATCGGCGTTCTGCCCATCCACCCCGTAGCGCAGGCCGCCCGCGACGACCCAGCGCTCGCCGCCGTTCTCGACGACCACGGCGCGGTCGGTCGCCGTCGCGGAGGGGCGGGTGCGGATCGATGTCGCGACACCACCGTCGTCGGTCACACAGGCGGTCCAGCCGGTGTTCACGAGTGCGTCGGCGCTCGGGAGAGCGTCGGGTGCGCCGACGATCCCGACCGGGGAGCCGACCGCGATGCCCGAGAGCGCGTGCGAGTCGGTCGTGATGACGGCGAAGCTGGAGGACGGGATGAGGAGACGCGCGCTCGCGGTGTTGATCACCGGGTGGAGGACGCCTTTCACCGAGACGTAGCGGGCGCCGGTGTCCTTCGCGATGAGCATGCGGCCGTTCTGCCAGCCCTGGGGCAGCCCGGGCTGGATGAGCCCGTAGAACGCCCCGGCGAGCAGCACGGCGGCGGTGAGCACGATCGCGATCACGACGGCTCGCAGGGGCTTCGCGGGCTCGAGCTCCTTGCCGCCCGGCGCGCCGCTGACGAACGCGGTGAGGAGCCGTCGGCGCGAGAAGTTCTGGGCCTCGATGAGGTCGGTCTTGCTCGCCACGTGTCAGGCCAGCCCGGCGGCGATCACGCCGATCGGCAGGAGCAGGGCCAGCACCACGACCTCCGCGGTGTCCGCGAGGCGGCCGAGACGGACGCGCACGCGGGGGTCGAGGAGCGTGACGACGATCGTGATCACCGTCACGGCGCCGAGCACGACGAGCAGCGTGGGGATCAGTCCCGGTTGGGCGACAGCGACGGTCAGCCCGGTCGCGGCGACGCCGGCGGTGCCGAGGGCCATCAGAGTGAGCACGTTGCTGCGCGAATAGCTCTGGCGCGCTGGGAACATGAGTCCGACGAAGGCGAGCGCGCACAGCACGGCTCCGAGCGGGGTGGATCCGGCGACGACCGGCGTCGCGGCGAGCACGGCGAGGCCGAGGGCGAGGCGCAGGGCGACGAGGGCGCGCTGTCCGGCGGCCGCCCGGCGGCGCACATCCTCCGCGTCGATCGGCGCGGGCGCGGCGAACACCTCGCTGTCGCTCTGCGGGCTGATGACCCGCAGGCGGGTCGAGCTGAGGGCGAGCCACGGGAGGGCGTTCGCGAGCGTCGCGACGAT contains these protein-coding regions:
- the eccB gene encoding type VII secretion protein EccB; protein product: MASKTDLIEAQNFSRRRLLTAFVSGAPGGKELEPAKPLRAVVIAIVLTAAVLLAGAFYGLIQPGLPQGWQNGRMLIAKDTGARYVSVKGVLHPVINTASARLLIPSSSFAVITTDSHALSGIAVGSPVGIVGAPDALPSADALVNTGWTACVTDDGGVATSIRTRPSATATDRAVVVENGGERWVVAGGLRYGVDGQNADAVLRAAGIDALAPVRVSSDWLNLFSPGAALEPLVITDAGSPVPGGALSDGPLLVGEVIHTSGSAAEQRFVVQGDGSLATLSPLAWQLYQLGSGRTMSTVREVSAASVAGLRTAKAPAGGADWPAEGFTSLTASDRACALLSASGTTVLATAPASAKATSGVTVQAGHGALIDAAGRGAGSAGMLTLVDATGTAFALPGADDETVKRLGYTPDEVGTVEQTWIALLHSGPELSTSAAGATSSASAG
- a CDS encoding DUF5684 domain-containing protein, which produces MTDKTATLLVLTAVIALIAVIVGLAVFLWYAAALSRVFARRGVEPWRAWVPVLNEAEILRLGGGPAWGVVFFFIPVVCLYAVVLRGMAAHRISATFGRGAGATVLAVLLPPVWATVLASTRDPRPAGAPQSGGAGRREAAVRPDAPAETAAPSPVSPVPVAPSAPVPVAGSEPVPTAIAESDTRAPSGPPPAPEPVPTSEPVSASEPPPISSPFLDAPIASPVVSAPEPEASDSIRSPFLEQSLPDEPPELLQPVEPTEPPQPVDPVESVEQHAILEPGEVLEQDDEAGETIVVERPVAVAWSLVTDDGVRFPLEADVVVLGRRPAGDEPGVQYLAVPDTTRTLSKQHACLTRQGDGWTVADLDSTNGVFLEQDGRERRIASGESTELNGRLLLGSVGLRLEREESR
- a CDS encoding DUF58 domain-containing protein, translated to MTEFDDTSSRLTRTVTGTRTRASTVTSVTRSSTGLVEDGVFWGRAAAAAVGSALRGAARWLAETVTAPGWLVVCVLVAGAVAGWVAGWSIGWIVASAAAALIVVCVPFLLGSHDYRVQLALDRERVVAGDDVTGSLVVRNAGARTSLPGRVDVPIGTGLAEAYVPLLAAGAEHTERLSIAAARRGVIDVGPVSVSRGDPVGLLRREALWPEVHTLHVHPVTTVIPGTSAGLIRDLEGLPTSTIVDADLAFHAIRDYVPGDSRRHVHWKSTAKTGRLMVRQYEEARHSRIAVTIGITAEEEYESDDEFELAVSVAASLSLQAVRDGRDLVVTTSAERPELVRGEVVTIRTLPTRNAATMLDGFSEIELAERASRLEDVAKLTAQSHPDLSVVFLVTGAHTPLGRLRAASVSFGPDTRCVGVRCDLGADPAFRRLGPLSILTVGALVDLGKLIARGALQ
- a CDS encoding S8 family serine peptidase, encoding MNGRSAARVLLAGAAVVAALGLVATPASATTIGASGPPRAVASTARLAEATTGCTGAATLIPQRPPALAQLQASTAWEQSRGAGIVVAVVDSGVDAANPHLASVLAGGTDLVGDGAGSAGYADGYGHGTAIAGEIAAQTVDGSGVEGLAPDARILSVRVFAGTDDQAVAAGSGPSIARLAAGIRYAADAHAQVINVSLSTAVDDPALREAVAYASAHGSLIVASSGNRDSSLAVEKDQQDGVRYPAGYPGVLGVAAIGTGGAVTDDSIHGAHVALSAPGQDVLTAASTGGDCVYASDAPATSFATAYVSAAAALVASAHPDETPAEWAYRLMASAIRAHPGSRDDDAGWGVVQPYEAIVLVPGAETAGPTNPFTASTHAPAAGESPALTVQPNDDSQARQSAAAVVVSVIGLTILAAIAVVGILAARRRRARMEGTA
- a CDS encoding PP2C family protein-serine/threonine phosphatase is translated as MTATQSVQLSSDARSDTGRKRAANEDSFLAVPPVFAVADGMGGHEAGAQASAHVVAALRETLCTGGPVDLVRVSAAIDEASRRVSALAATRERGAGSTLTGVILVVHDGRPHWLIVNVGDSRVYRLVGGYLEQLTVDHSLVQERVDAGTLRPEDRGTAPDKNVITRALGSVDARADSWLMPVTTGERLLVCSDGLHGELSDEQLREILVAGGRPAATTAALVEAANRAGGRDNVTAVVVDVLSGGDPGGDGPADTRESHAWTDDGDTVPV
- a CDS encoding transglutaminase domain-containing protein — its product is MSAPAGLDGAREAARRARARRSSSLRLDLPQTVLACAYVLVALGLACALAWPIYRTPLLIGVAAYAGVVGVGSAIAARMLRWPLWLHLVAVAGAYLVGVVPLAVPAALSSPTGVLRGLLDGVTGIVLGWKQLLTLDLPVGQYQAVLVPVYALFLIGAALAAGLALSPGRRAAVAVPVTLVMGVFGIAFGPTDPGAPLLVAGIRIDAPREVLLGLLLVAVSLLWLSLRSRLRRRAALAAARGTVGVVRQGSASTAAAVRRRLLGAALIVVALVAGFTAGPALAGVSTRETLRTATEPLLVVQQQTTPLGRYRASFEKDAYDRVMFTVSGADASIDRLRMATLDDWDGEHFLVSGDARFSRLPGGSPAASARALTVTIGEGYSGIWLPMPSDARTAPSFSGSRAAALADAFYLDKQTGAGIDVAPEPDGARGVRAGDRYQVQGTGTPRVALADPGSSSLLDLTQHPQLAAWVKAQQQPRTAAGFEELVKRLRDRGYLSHSLAEDDQASAWISALRRQSAYPFESSFAGHSTARVEELFSQLLEQQDRVGSASSADMLVAGVGDDEQFAAAGALLARAVGYESRVVVGVRMGAGETGGIPDCSGECTGANLAAWIEVRAPGAADWTTVDVEPQFTKAPTLISLDHELPKNPTVPEQPQVGTVLPPAAQHDDRDATRAVVTEQPEWVVVLLRVLTIVGLAVVTLLLLTLPFLVVLVAKRTRRRRRRRAPVPEVAVVGAWAELMDARTDIGEAASTGTRRDAAAAMDSATAVELAALVDIAVFAEHPPTRDAADRAWELVDTERARLRAEHGPVRSLLAALNPASFVRALGRPRPVSSWLAFATPRSRKAGA